The segment CGCCATTGAAACGCAAAGCAACGACGCGTCGCTGACGGTCATGCTGCACACGTTCGCTCCCCGCGCGTCGAGCGAAAGCGTCCTGTTTCACGACAAACTGACCTCGTCATACTCGCCGGCGGGGGCCAAGGTCCGGCGTGCCACTCTGGAGGACGCCGCACAGGTCGTCTCGCGCGACCTGGATTCCGATGCGCATTGGATCGTTGAAGTGGAGGGTGAGATTGCCGGGACAGGAGACATCCTTTTTCACTACAACCGTCCTTATGGCGACATCTACATGACAATCACTGAACCTTTTCGCAGACGCGGTTTCGGATCTTACCTGGTCCAGGAGTTGAAACGAATCTGCTACGAGGGTGGGAATGTTCCGGCCGCCCGCTGCAATACGCAGAATATCGCGAGTCGCAAAACCCTTCAGAAGGCCGGCTTTGTTCCCTGCGGACACATTCTGGCCGGTTTGGTTTCAACCTGAGTCTCCCGTTGACGTCGTCATCAGGGCGCCGTTAACCTCACGACACCATGCAAAGAATTCTCGCGGCTTCAGCCGTCTTTTCGCTCGTGTCCCTGTCGTCGGCTCTGGCCGCGGACTCAACGAAGCCGATGCGCGCGCTGTTGATCACCGGCGGCTGTTGTCACAATTACTCGTTGCAAGCCCGGCAATTGACGAACAGCGTGGCCAAGCTCGCCAAGGTGGAGTGGACGATCGTGAACGAAGGCGGCGACGGTACGAAGGCGCAAATTTCACTTTACGATCATCCGGATTGGGCAAAGGGCTTCGACGTGGTGGTGCACAACGAGTGTTTTGCCGACACGGCCGACCACGACTACATCCGCAAGATCACGGCTGCGCACAAGGCCGGGGTGCCGGCGGTGGTGATCCATTGCGCGATGCACACCTACCGCGCGACGGATGTGGATGACTGGCGGGAGCTTCTTGGCGTGACCAGCCGACGGCACGATCATCAGAGCAAATATCCCGTGAAAGCCGTTATGCCTGACCATCCAATTCTGAAAGGCTTTTCGGACAATTGGGTCACGCCGATGGATGAGCTATACGTCATCGAGAAACTCTGGCCGAACGCGACAGCCCTCGCGACTTCAGTGAGCGAGCAGGACGGAAAGACGTATCCCGTGATCTGGATCAATGAGTATGAAGGCAAAACACGCGTGTTCGGGACAACCTTCGGGCATTCTGATGATACCTGGCTTGATCCCGTGTTCCTGACTTACGTTTCGCACGGTGTTTTGTGGGCGGCGGGACGCTTGGACAAATGATCCCAACTCCCTGACCCCGCACGCGCTGACTATCGGGAAGCGCGGTTTTGCAAATCGGACGCCCTCACGTTCACTTTTCCCACATTCGTGGTCACCAATGGTTCGGAGACGCCTTCGACATGTGTGAATTTGAAACTGTCGAAATTCAACTGTTTCACTCCATCCGCGAGCACGACCGGACGATAATCATTTTTCGCAAGGCTGAGGCGTACGTCCTCGAGTGTGAGGGTTCCCAAGTTGCGGGCGTAAATTCCCCACGACGGAAGTGGACGGGCGTCAGCACCCGGGCTTTTCACCAGCTGCTGCGACTCTTCAGCCGTTCCGCCACCGGTGAATTCGACGTTTATGTCGCGGAACACCACGTTGGTGATGGGCACGTCGGCCCAGCTTTCCACAGACAGCGCCGAACGATAGACGCCGGTTGCATTCAAGCCGCTGACCGTCACGCGCCCGGCCGTGTTGCCGCGTTTCATCGTGAGGTTCACCGGCGAGGCAACATCTCGCATCGTGACACGCGAGATGAGCACATTGTCGAGCGGCCCCTGCGTTTTGTCCCAGCCGCCGGGTTGAAGGTTGATCCCGGAAAGCATGTTGGTGCGGCGTCGCGCGCCGGAGGTGCGGTGGGGCTGCTGCCCGGGGCCGTAGAAAAGACAATTATTCACGAGCAGCCGCGTTGCCGGACCGATAAGGCGGATACCGTTGCAGGATGAGTTGATGATGCAGTCGGAAATCACAACATTGTCCCAGTAGCGGCCGGCGATGGAGTCGTCGCCGGTGTAAAGCCGGCAACCGATGATGTTCACGTTCTTGCACCAGTGGTCGGGCGCTCCCCGGAAATGCACGCCATCCCAGCCACCAACAATCGTCACGTTGCGAACGTCCACGTCGTCGCTGGCCTGGAAGAAAATCGCGTAATTCGCGGCATCCACGATGGTCACGTCGCGGAGCGTGAACCGGCGGCAGTTCACAAATGCAATGGTGTGCGGGCCGCGCATGTGTTCCTCGCCGGTCGAATCAAACACTTTGTTGCCATCGATTACTCCCGGTCCGGCGATGGCGACATCCTCAACATTTTCGCCGACAATCAGAGCGCGATGCCACTTGCCCCATTTCGCCTCCGGCATGAATGCCGGCACTTCCGGCTGGCGATATTCGGCGAGGTTGGTTGTGCCGATGAGCCGCGCTCCGGCTTCAAGCCACAGGACGACATGGCTGCGCAGATGAATCGACCCTGACAGGTAACTACCCGGCGGAAACAAGACTTGTCCACCGCCTGCCACGTCAGCGTCGTCGAGGGCCTTTTGAATCGCAGCGGTGTCAAGCGTGGTTCCGTCACCGATTGCGCCGTGGTTGCGGACATTGAATGTGCGGCCTCCATTGCGCGCCTCGGACAGGGCCGGGGCGTCGGCGGTCGCAGCGATGGTGATAAAAAGGAGGCCGGAAAGAAGCAACGCCTTTTGCATGTCCGACTTTATCCCGGTCGGATGCGAATTCGCAACGCGATACGAAAGGGCGGGAGGAGACCGCCGATCAGGTGATATGCGCGCCCTGCGTCTCGACATAAACCGCATAAATCGACTGGCTCGCGGCCATGAAAAGGTGATTGCGCTTCTCGCCGCCAAAGCAGAGGTTCGCGCAGATCTCGGGAAGCAGAATCATGCCGATGCGCTGGCCGTCTGGCGTGAAAACATGCGCGCCATCGTAACCGTCACCCACCCAGCCCGCGGCTGACCACACGTTGCCGTCCACGTCGCAGCGAATGCCATCCGAGCTGCCCTTGCCGCCGACCTGGCGTGAACCTCTTTCGGTTTCCACTTTTTGCATCGGCATCGCCATGTCCACGAAGCGGCGCCGGTTTTTCAACTTCCGCCCGTCCGTGATGTCCCAGACCTGAATGTCCCGCGCCTTGCCTGTGTCGGCGACGTAGAGCCGTTTATAGTCCGGCGAAAAGCAAATGCCATTCGGCTTCTCGAGTTCGTCGCTGACCATGTCCATCTTTCCATTCTTGGGATCAATGCGGTAAACCGCCTCTTTGATTTCCAGCGCACCCTTGTGACCCTCGTAATTCACCATGCTGCCGTAACCGGGATCGGTGAACCAGACGCCGCCATCGGGATGCACCACGATATCGTTCGGCGCGTTCAATGGTTTGTCCTTCCACTTCTCGGCGAGCACGGTGATCGAGCCATTATGTTCGTAGCGGACCACGCGGCGGTTGCCGTGTTCGCACGAAAGCTGGCGGCCTTCAAAGTCGAACGTGTTGCCATTGCTGTTGCCGCTTGGATTGCGAAACACGCTGACGTGGCCGTCCTCGTCCAGCCAGCGCATCTGGCGGTTGTTCGGGATGTCGCTCCATACGAGGTAGCGCCCGGCTCCATTCCAGGCGCAACCCTCCGCCCAGAGCGCGCCGGTCCAGAGCTTTTGAATCGGCGCGTTGCCGATCTTGTATTGAGCAAAACGCTCATCGAGCACGATGACGTCGGGGTCGGGATAACGCACTGGATTGTTGCCGGTCCAATCGCGATCGGCGGCGGCGGATTTCGACGCGAGGATGGTGCCGGCCGCCGCCATTGCGGCCGAGGCCAGAAACCTCCGCCGATCAAGCGCGGCATCGGCAATTGGAAACGGTTCAAGTGAATCGGAAGAGCGGGGAATGTTCTTCATGGCTGGCGGGCTTTGAGTTCGGGGAGAGCTTGCCGCGTCCCTCGAAGGGCGGCAAGGAAAAGGTTGAACGCAGTCCGTGTTTTCGAGCGCTCAGTCGAGTCGCAGATTCCTACGCCGGTCCCCGTTGAATTCAACTTCGGTTGTCCGGAGCCCGCGGCGCGTTTGCGAACCTTGCCTTCGCGCTACCAGATTTTCGCCCTCAGCTCCGCGGGGCGGTACATCGGGTCGCCCGGTTTGATGTCAAACGCCTTGTAAAACTCCTCCATGTTCACGTGGGGGCCGATGGCGCGGAACTGGCCGGGCGAATGCGGATCAACCGTAAGCCGGCGCTTCAATTCATCCTCCCTCCAGTTCGTGCGCCAGATCTGGGCGAGCGACAGAAAGAAGCGTTGTTCAGGGGTGAATCCGTCGATGGCCTTCCGTTTCGAGGGATCTTTTGCAAGCGCGCGCTGGAGCGCTTCGTAAGCGATGCTGGTGCCGCCGAGGTCCGCGATGTTTTCTCCCAGTGTCAGCTTGCCGTTGACGTGGAATCCCGGCAACGCCTCGTAGGAATTGTATTGGTCCACGACCTTTTGCGCCCGCGCCTCGAATTTCCTGCCGTCCTCTGCGGACCACCATTCGTTGAGATTGCCGTCCGCATCGTATTTCCGCCCTTCGTCGTCATAACCGTGTGTGATCTCGTGGCCGATGACGACACCGATGGCGCCGTAGTTTACCGCGTCGTCCATTTGCGCGTCGAAAAATGGAGGCTGCAGGATTCCGGCCGGGAACACGATTTCATTTTGCGACGGGTTGAAATAGGCATTGACCGTTTGCGGGGTCATCTCCCACTCGCTCCGGTCAACGGGTTTGCCAACGCGCGCGAACTGCCGCCGCGACTCAAACTGGCTGGCGCGTTGGACATTGCCCCAATAATCATCCCTCACAATTTTTACGGACGAATAATCGCGGAACTTGTCAGGATAACCGATCTTTTGGGTGAAGCGGTCGAATTTCGCGAGCGCCTTTGCGCGGGTGCCGTCCGTCATCCAGTCGATCTTTTTCAGTCGGTCCCGGAAAACCGACTTCAGGTTTGCGATCAGCTCGTTCATGCGCGCGCGGGCGGCAGGCGGAAAATATTTCTCGACGTAAAGGCGGCCGAGCGCCTCGCCAATCGAGCCGTCAATGACGTGCGCGGCGCGCTGCCAACGGGGCTCCGGCTGCTGTGTGCCGCTCAGGACTCCTTGATAGAACGCAAAGTTTTCGCTTTCGGCCGCGTGATGCAGGTAGGGCGCCGCGCTCCGCAGCAGATGCCAGCGCAGATAAACCTGCCAGTCCGCCAGCGGACGTTCGATGACGAGTTTCTCCTCTGCCTTGAGAAATTCGGGCTGGCCGACGACGAGGTAATTGATTTTGTCGAGTTTGTCCGCGCGCAGATACGTTTTCCAGGGAAGCGCCGGGGTGAGCCGTTCCAGTTCGCCGACCGAGAACTTGTGATAGTTGGCAACCGGGTCGCGCATTTCGACCCGTGTCTTGCTCGCTTGCGCGAGCGAGGTTTCGATGTCGAGGACGGTGACCGCGTGTCTGGCGGCATCGGCCTCCGGTTCACCGAGCATTTTGAGCATGGTCGTGATGTGCGCGCGATAGGCGTCACGCTGTCTGGTGAAAGTGTCCTTGAGATAATAGTCGCGGTCCGGCAGACCGAGGCCGCCTTGCGCCAGACGCAGCGCGTAAATCGAGCTGTCCTTCGGGTCCGCCTCCACCTGCGGGCTGAAGAAACCGCCAATGCCCCGTTGATGAAAGTCCGCGAGCAGCCGGAAAACACTGTCCGTCGAGCGGAGCCGCGCGATGCGTTTCAAGTCGCGGGCCAGCGGCTTGAAGCGGAGTTGTTCGAGGAGGTTTGTGTCCAGCGCCGAGGCAAACAGATCGCCCACCTCGCGGGCCGGACTCTTCGGCGCCGCCGACGTATCCCCGGCGCAGGATTCAAGCACCGAGTGGATCAACTGCCAGTTGCGCTCCTGCAATTCATTGAACGCACCCCAGCGCGATTTGTCGGCCGGCACCGGATTGTTCTTCAACCAATCGCCGTCCGCGAAGCGATAGAAATCCACCGCGGGTGGCACGGAGCGGTCCATGTATGCGACGGAGAAGCCGGGCGTTTGGAAAGCTTCACCCCCGCGTAACGAGGTGAATGAAAGCAACACCACCACGGCGGAGGCCCGGAAAATGGAATGTGTAAGGCGGCTGATCATAGGATTCAAAATGTGGGAGAAGTGAACCCTAAGTCCTCCGAAGGCGCAAGTCTGCGGCGAATTGAAGCAACGGATTAAGGAGAGAACCGTCCGGACAAAGGCACCACGGCGGCGCGCGGAATCAAACAGCCATTGTCGTCAGGCACAATCGGGCCTGAGTCGCTGCGGACGGGGGAATTTCACCCTGCATTGCTGGAAGCGATGTCGCCGGCCGCTTCGTGTCCGACCCGCCGTTTCTGTCCTCGTTAAGCTGGTTGAAATCTTCCAACGTGGAACGAACCAGCCCGAAACGCCAGGCGTAGTCTTCGACCGCGGCTTCACGGGCAGGCCGCCGATGAACGCAGGTCGGTTTGGTTTCAGTCTTCTTCATAATCGGTTCCGACGTGACGAGCGCGGGCGATGATCTGTCCGCTGCGATTCATCCGATACTCGTCGTCATTGCCCCTAACGAATACTATGTAGCAGGTTTTTCGACAATACCCCGTTAGTGGTATAGCCCTCGCCGGAACATAGCACGGCATTGCAAACACGCAGAGGCGACACAATTGCCAATCCGCCCAGCAGCCCACTTTGGCGTTGCCTGGCCGCAAACCCTTGCTAGTGTTTTCGCACATTTTTTCCATATCGACATTTTTATCACGAACAGGCGTGGACTCCTGGATTCGCAACAGAAAGCACGTTCAACAGAAAGAGACAGCGCATGAGCAAGCACACCAACAACAGGTATCCCAGACTTCACAACGCGATGTGGCCGGGCCTCGTCGGCAAGGGCAGCCCCGGCGCCGAACCGTGCATCGACCTCGACACCATGTTGGACCTGACCGCCCGGGCTGAAGTGGACGGCATCAAGTTCGACGGCGTGGATCTGTTTCTGTACGACCCGCACATCAACATTGACATCAGCGACGATGGCATCAAGGCGATCGCAGACAAAATTCAATCGAGGGGATTTGTGGTCGGCTCGGTGGTCGCGCCTGTGTGGTTTGACGGTTCGGCAATGGGTGACGAAACCAAGCGAGCCAACTTCGTCGCTTCTGTCCGAAAAGCCTGTCGTATTGCGAAGAAGCTGCGCGAACTCGGCGCACGGCCCTATGGCATCGTGCGCATCGACTCCGCTACCGGTGTCACCGACTGGGACAAGGATCCGGTCAACAACTCAAAGCTTATAGCCAAAACATTTCGTGAAGCGGCCACCGTTGCCGAGGGTTTCGGTGAACGGCTCGCGGCGGAAGGCGAAATCTGTTGGGGCGGGATGCACAGTTGGAAGGAAATGGTGCGGCTGCTCGAGTTGGTTGACCGTCCGCAGACGGTCGGATTCCAGGCTGACATGGCGCACACGCTTCTCTACACGCTCGGCTACAATGCCGAAAAAGACGCCGTCCTGCCGCCGGGCTATGATTGGAAAAATAAGAAGACCCTCGACAAGGCGTTGGCGAAACTGACCGCGGCGTTGCGGCCGTGGACAATTGATTTCCATATCGCGCAAAACGATGCGACGGTCAAAGGCTCCGGCACCCACGACAAGACCGGCCGCCACTGCCTTGCCACCGATCCGAACGGGAAGCTCAACATTCCGCACCATGCCGGCTTCTGGCTGCGTGACGAAAAGAATCAACTTACC is part of the Candidatus Angelobacter sp. genome and harbors:
- a CDS encoding GNAT family N-acetyltransferase; the encoded protein is MELCAKTAAVEDVSPWRDSYRLEMSCQIVHDSIHYRPGWTQEDVLLAGGAKVGYGSIAVAGPWKGTPTVYEFYVVPQHRSRVFELFSVLLSASGAIAIETQSNDASLTVMLHTFAPRASSESVLFHDKLTSSYSPAGAKVRRATLEDAAQVVSRDLDSDAHWIVEVEGEIAGTGDILFHYNRPYGDIYMTITEPFRRRGFGSYLVQELKRICYEGGNVPAARCNTQNIASRKTLQKAGFVPCGHILAGLVST
- a CDS encoding TIM barrel protein yields the protein MSKHTNNRYPRLHNAMWPGLVGKGSPGAEPCIDLDTMLDLTARAEVDGIKFDGVDLFLYDPHINIDISDDGIKAIADKIQSRGFVVGSVVAPVWFDGSAMGDETKRANFVASVRKACRIAKKLRELGARPYGIVRIDSATGVTDWDKDPVNNSKLIAKTFREAATVAEGFGERLAAEGEICWGGMHSWKEMVRLLELVDRPQTVGFQADMAHTLLYTLGYNAEKDAVLPPGYDWKNKKTLDKALAKLTAALRPWTIDFHIAQNDATVKGSGTHDKTGRHCLATDPNGKLNIPHHAGFWLRDEKNQLTKAFMHICWDGCMFPNEVMMKQQTWNDILAAMIAVRDRHGWNELS
- a CDS encoding SMP-30/gluconolactonase/LRE family protein, which produces MAAAGTILASKSAAADRDWTGNNPVRYPDPDVIVLDERFAQYKIGNAPIQKLWTGALWAEGCAWNGAGRYLVWSDIPNNRQMRWLDEDGHVSVFRNPSGNSNGNTFDFEGRQLSCEHGNRRVVRYEHNGSITVLAEKWKDKPLNAPNDIVVHPDGGVWFTDPGYGSMVNYEGHKGALEIKEAVYRIDPKNGKMDMVSDELEKPNGICFSPDYKRLYVADTGKARDIQVWDITDGRKLKNRRRFVDMAMPMQKVETERGSRQVGGKGSSDGIRCDVDGNVWSAAGWVGDGYDGAHVFTPDGQRIGMILLPEICANLCFGGEKRNHLFMAASQSIYAVYVETQGAHIT
- a CDS encoding M13 family metallopeptidase — encoded protein: MISRLTHSIFRASAVVVLLSFTSLRGGEAFQTPGFSVAYMDRSVPPAVDFYRFADGDWLKNNPVPADKSRWGAFNELQERNWQLIHSVLESCAGDTSAAPKSPAREVGDLFASALDTNLLEQLRFKPLARDLKRIARLRSTDSVFRLLADFHQRGIGGFFSPQVEADPKDSSIYALRLAQGGLGLPDRDYYLKDTFTRQRDAYRAHITTMLKMLGEPEADAARHAVTVLDIETSLAQASKTRVEMRDPVANYHKFSVGELERLTPALPWKTYLRADKLDKINYLVVGQPEFLKAEEKLVIERPLADWQVYLRWHLLRSAAPYLHHAAESENFAFYQGVLSGTQQPEPRWQRAAHVIDGSIGEALGRLYVEKYFPPAARARMNELIANLKSVFRDRLKKIDWMTDGTRAKALAKFDRFTQKIGYPDKFRDYSSVKIVRDDYWGNVQRASQFESRRQFARVGKPVDRSEWEMTPQTVNAYFNPSQNEIVFPAGILQPPFFDAQMDDAVNYGAIGVVIGHEITHGYDDEGRKYDADGNLNEWWSAEDGRKFEARAQKVVDQYNSYEALPGFHVNGKLTLGENIADLGGTSIAYEALQRALAKDPSKRKAIDGFTPEQRFFLSLAQIWRTNWREDELKRRLTVDPHSPGQFRAIGPHVNMEEFYKAFDIKPGDPMYRPAELRAKIW
- a CDS encoding glycosyl hydrolase family 28-related protein, which translates into the protein MQKALLLSGLLFITIAATADAPALSEARNGGRTFNVRNHGAIGDGTTLDTAAIQKALDDADVAGGGQVLFPPGSYLSGSIHLRSHVVLWLEAGARLIGTTNLAEYRQPEVPAFMPEAKWGKWHRALIVGENVEDVAIAGPGVIDGNKVFDSTGEEHMRGPHTIAFVNCRRFTLRDVTIVDAANYAIFFQASDDVDVRNVTIVGGWDGVHFRGAPDHWCKNVNIIGCRLYTGDDSIAGRYWDNVVISDCIINSSCNGIRLIGPATRLLVNNCLFYGPGQQPHRTSGARRRTNMLSGINLQPGGWDKTQGPLDNVLISRVTMRDVASPVNLTMKRGNTAGRVTVSGLNATGVYRSALSVESWADVPITNVVFRDINVEFTGGGTAEESQQLVKSPGADARPLPSWGIYARNLGTLTLEDVRLSLAKNDYRPVVLADGVKQLNFDSFKFTHVEGVSEPLVTTNVGKVNVRASDLQNRASR
- a CDS encoding ThuA domain-containing protein, which produces MQRILAASAVFSLVSLSSALAADSTKPMRALLITGGCCHNYSLQARQLTNSVAKLAKVEWTIVNEGGDGTKAQISLYDHPDWAKGFDVVVHNECFADTADHDYIRKITAAHKAGVPAVVIHCAMHTYRATDVDDWRELLGVTSRRHDHQSKYPVKAVMPDHPILKGFSDNWVTPMDELYVIEKLWPNATALATSVSEQDGKTYPVIWINEYEGKTRVFGTTFGHSDDTWLDPVFLTYVSHGVLWAAGRLDK